From a region of the Phoenix dactylifera cultivar Barhee BC4 unplaced genomic scaffold, palm_55x_up_171113_PBpolish2nd_filt_p 000462F, whole genome shotgun sequence genome:
- the LOC103711619 gene encoding uncharacterized protein LOC103711619 encodes MNEFDNSFCLLFLLFTFYFLVSLLEWTGIVKPRNYGLLPRIMNWDRPQLMKRAHVGQLMKGFKEGDIIKPPRATEDEELLFKVGLSSYPTKKDEGTSKRSRTARKISMAEMARSSTMFLHAYRHVAMEATWRRAMEENAEIMELWKIVTEQQKLITELIKVLKGEKAAEKLSFKTEVDMPLYEFESGGSPRVADEQAEIQPSKRRVTERVLKVSLVLQSPFIPLP; translated from the exons atgaatgaatttgataactCATTTTGCTTACTTTTCTTATTGTTCactttttattttctagtttCGCTTCTTGAGTGGACAGGCATAGTCAAACCAAGAAATTATGGATTGCTCCCAAGAATTATGAACTGGGATAGACCACAGCTCATGAAAAGGGCCCATGTTGGACAGTTGATGAAGGGCTTTAAGGAGGGAGAT ATTATCAAACCACCACGAGCAACAGAGGATGAGGAGTTGCTTTTCAAAGTGGGACTTTCAAGCTATCCTACCAAGAAGGACGAAGGTACTAGCAAGAGGAGTAGGACAGCAAGGAAAATAAGCATGGCTGAGATGGCACGCAGTAGTACCATG TTCCTCCATGCATATAGGCATGTGGCTATGGAGGCTACCTGGAGGAGGGCTATGGAGGAGAATGCTGAGATTATGGAGCTATGGAAGATTGTCACTGAACAGCAGAAATTAATTACTGAGCTGATCAAGGTGTTGAAGGGGGAGAAGGCTGCTGAGAAATTGAGTTTTAAGACGGAGGTTGATATGCCTCTGTATGAGTTTGAGAGTGGTGGTAGCCCGAGAGTAGCTGATGAGCAAGCAGAAATTCAGCCTTCTAAGAGGCGGGTGACAGAGAGGGTACTTAAGGTCTCCTTAGTCTTACAAAGTCCTTTCATCCCACTACCATGA